A region from the Muribaculum gordoncarteri genome encodes:
- a CDS encoding DNA mismatch repair protein MutS, with product MMKGKFDKAMFEEDCSFVEEILNVPRKIAKKIVNGESFYNPLTKRIQTKESLLKGDCDRRADRIKQWIDKEEKRISDFPGYDGVEPYLMYAKDTVDMLRSNSPSYNIRKFKETKEPTHKEKDMPKKKKEKAPQEEPAKTVRASSDGETPKEKKAESQSAAQGETQAERKPREPQMVTVNGDKVTHGHAYQSNVNPQDWYFTARLNGEQLKPQKMDPADVAAYDKKEITVPELMQRYYPTKLMPRVPEEAFKYPNGLAGPSGPITIDKFNVYKETDETRADYGRYKFYAQVGDKKMSTPASREDLNAYFDRVMTPGQLVERNFGERLHLPSHYAQFRLPEGIDPKGVRVAKDRSDGRWRVSADLGEGRGRTSKQEISFDDGYSLFKAKSATREQIAAKYLGQEITAKLAAPLSMEKSASMKV from the coding sequence ATGATGAAGGGTAAATTTGACAAGGCCATGTTCGAGGAAGATTGCAGCTTTGTAGAAGAAATCCTCAATGTGCCTCGTAAAATCGCCAAGAAAATAGTTAACGGAGAATCCTTCTACAATCCATTGACAAAAAGAATCCAGACAAAGGAATCTCTGCTGAAAGGGGATTGTGACCGCAGGGCCGACAGGATCAAGCAATGGATTGACAAGGAGGAAAAACGGATAAGTGATTTTCCCGGCTACGACGGAGTGGAGCCATACCTCATGTATGCAAAGGATACTGTCGATATGCTCCGCTCCAACAGCCCAAGCTATAATATCCGCAAATTTAAGGAAACAAAGGAACCAACCCATAAAGAAAAAGATATGCCAAAGAAAAAGAAAGAGAAAGCTCCCCAGGAGGAGCCGGCAAAGACCGTCAGGGCATCGTCCGACGGCGAAACCCCGAAGGAAAAGAAAGCCGAATCACAGTCAGCCGCACAGGGCGAGACCCAGGCGGAGCGCAAGCCCCGCGAGCCGCAGATGGTGACTGTCAACGGCGACAAGGTGACGCACGGCCACGCCTACCAAAGCAATGTCAACCCGCAGGACTGGTATTTCACCGCCAGGCTCAACGGCGAGCAGTTGAAGCCGCAGAAGATGGATCCCGCCGATGTAGCCGCCTACGACAAGAAAGAAATCACCGTGCCGGAGCTAATGCAGCGTTACTACCCGACAAAGCTCATGCCGAGGGTACCCGAGGAGGCCTTCAAATATCCCAACGGACTTGCCGGGCCGTCCGGCCCCATCACGATAGACAAGTTCAACGTGTATAAGGAAACCGACGAAACACGCGCCGACTACGGCAGGTACAAGTTCTACGCTCAGGTGGGCGACAAGAAGATGTCAACCCCCGCGTCGCGCGAAGACCTCAACGCCTACTTCGACCGCGTTATGACGCCCGGCCAGCTCGTAGAGCGCAATTTCGGCGAGCGTCTGCATCTGCCTTCCCACTACGCGCAGTTCCGGCTCCCCGAAGGGATAGACCCCAAGGGTGTCCGCGTCGCCAAAGACCGCTCGGACGGCAGATGGCGCGTGTCGGCCGACCTCGGCGAAGGACGCGGGCGCACGTCGAAGCAGGAAATCTCCTTCGACGACGGCTATTCGCTCTTCAAGGCCAAGAGCGCGACCCGCGAGCAGATAGCCGCCAAATATCTCGGACAGGAGATAACTGCAAAACTGGCCGCGCCGCTGTCAATGGAGAAGTCTGCCTCCATGAAAGTATAA